One stretch of Phocoena phocoena chromosome 10, mPhoPho1.1, whole genome shotgun sequence DNA includes these proteins:
- the NAA80 gene encoding LOW QUALITY PROTEIN: N-alpha-acetyltransferase 80 (The sequence of the model RefSeq protein was modified relative to this genomic sequence to represent the inferred CDS: deleted 1 base in 1 codon), protein MPARGDPEIQLAKLILDPTHQPDLTLSPRLAELTLGSACHPEMTLSPGSTELTLDPARQPEETPAPNLAELTLEPVHCRPELLDACADLINEQWPRSRASRLHSLGQSSDAFPLCLMLLSPRPTPEADPIVVGHARLSRVLDRPQSLLVETVVVARALRGRGFGRCLMEGLEAFAQARGFRRLHLTTHDQLHFYAHLGYQLGEPVQGLVFTSRWLPATLLSAFPRASFPRPPCRAPSLTAQAAPRAPKGSSVPPPPPLPEPLTTLPPPPGGPPPQSLLETQYQDLRRRPIFWMEKDI, encoded by the exons ATGCCAGCCAGAGGTGACCCTGAGATCCAA CTGGCCAAGCTGATCCTGGATCCTACACACCAGCCAGATCTGACCCTGAGCCCCAGGCTAGCTGAGTTGACCCTGGGTTCTGCATGCCATCCAGAGATGACCCTCAGTCCTGGCTCAACTGAGCTGACCCTGGATCCCGCACGCCAGCCAGAGGAGACCCCAGCCCCCAACCTGGCTGAGCtgaccctggagcctgtgcactgccGACCTGAGCTCCTGGATGCCTGTGCCGACCTCATCAATGAGCAGTGGCCCCGCAGCCGCGCCTCCCGCCTGCACTCCTTGGGCCAGTCCTCAGATGCCTTCCCCCTCTGCTTGATGCTGCTGAGCCCCCGTCCCACGCCAGAGGCAGACCCCATTGTGGTGGGCCATGCCCGCCTGTCACGGGTGCTGGaccggccccagagcctcctaGTGGAGACGGTGGTGGTGGCCCGAGCCTTGAGGGGCCGTGGCTTTGGCCGCTGCCTCATGGAGGGCCTTGAAGCCTTTGCTCAGGCCCGGGGCTTCCGCCGGCTACACCTCACCACCCATGACCAGCTGCACTTTTACGCCCACCTGGGCTACCAGCTGGGTGAGCCTGTGCAGGGCCTGGTCTTCACCAGTCGGTGGCTGCCTGCCACCCTGCTCAGTGCCTTCCCCAGGGCCTCCTTTCCCCGGCCACCCTGCAGGGCCCCTAGCCTGACTGCCCAAGCTGCCCCAAGAGCCCCCAAGGGGTCATCAGTgccgccacccccacccctgcctgagCCCTTGACCACCCTACCCCCACCTCCAGGAGGGCCCCCTCCACAAAGCCTGCTGGAGACTCAATACCAAGACCTGAGAAGACGCCCCATATTCTGGATGGAGAAAGACATCTGA
- the HYAL3 gene encoding hyaluronidase-3 — protein MTMQLGLALVLGVALCLGCGQTLLQAPERPFLVLWNVPSAHCKARFGVHLPLEALGIAANRGQRFHGQNVTIFYKNQLGFYPYLGPRGTAHNGGIPQAVPLDRHLARAAYQIRHSLQPGFTGLAVLDWEEWCPLWSGNWGRRQVYQTASWAWARRVFPNLDPQEQLYKARIGFEQAARALMEDTLRLGRALQPHGLWGFYRFPACGNGWHGTASNYTGHCHAATLARNTQLHWLWAASSALFPSIYLPPRLPPAHHHAFVRYRLEEAFRVALAGHPHPLPVLAYARLTHRSSGRFLSQDELVQTIGVSAALGAAGVVLWGDLSFSSSEEECWHLHDYLVSTLGPYVINVTRAAMACSHQRCHGHGRCAWQDPGQLEVFLHLEPDGSPGDWESFSCRCYWGWAGPTCQEPRPEEAT, from the exons ATGACCATGCAGCTAGGCCTGGCCCTGGTGCTAGGGGTGGCCCTGTGCTTGGGATGTGGCCAGACCCTGCTGCAAGCCCCTGAACGCCCCTTCTTGGTGCTGTGGAATGTGCCCTCAGCACACTGTAAGGCCCGCTTTGGCGTGCACCTGCCACTAGAGGCCCTGGGCATTGCAGCCAACCGTGGCCAGCGTTTCCACGGCCAGAATGTCACCATCTTCTACAAGAACCAGCTCGGCTTCTATCCCTACCTTGGGCCGAGGGGCACAGCTCACAACGGGGGCATCCCCCAGGCTGTGCCCCTTGACCGCCACCTGGCACGGGCTGCCTATCAGATCCGCCACAGCCTGCAACCTGGCTTCACTGGCCTGGCAGTACTGGACTGGGAGGAATGGTGTCCACTCTGGTCTGGGAACTGGGGCCGCCGCCAGGTCTACCAGACAGCCTCCTGGGCTTGGGCACGGCGGGTATTCCCCAACCTGGACCCCCAGGAGCAGCTCTACAAGGCCCGTATCGGCTTTGAACAGGCAGCCCGTGCACTGATGGAGGACACACTGCGGCTAGGCCGGGCACTGCAGCCCCATGGGCTCTGGGGCTTCTATCGCTTCCCGGCCTGTGGCAATGGCTGGCATGGTACAGCTTCCAATTACACGGGCCACTGCCATGCAGCCACCCTTGCCCGCAACACCCAACTGCATTGGCTCTGGGCCGCCTCCAGCGCCCTCTTCCCCAGCATATACCTCCCACCCAGGTTACCACCTGCTCACCACCACGCATTTGTCCGATACCGCCTGGAGGAGGCCTTCCGTGTGGCCCTCGCTGGGCACCCACATCCCCTGCCTGTCCTGGCCTATGCCCGCCTCACACACCGGAGCTCTGGGAGGTTCCTGTCCCAG GATGAACTTGTGCAGACCATTGGTGTGAGCGCTGCACTGGGGGCAGCCGGCGTGGTGCTCTGGGGGGACCTGAGCTTCTCCAGTTCTGAG gaGGAGTGCTGGCATCTCCATGACTACCTAGTGAGCACCCTGGGCCCTTATGTGATCAACGTGACCAGGGCAGCCATGGCCTGCAGTCACCAGCGGTGCCATGGCCATGGCCGATGTGCTTGGCAAGACCCAGGACAACTGGAAGTCTTTCTGCACCTGGAGCCAGATGGCAGCCCTGGAGATTGGGAGTCCTTCAGCTGCCGTTGTTACTGGGGCTGGGCTGGCCCGACCTGCCAGGAGCCCAGGCCTGAAGAAGCAACATAA
- the HYAL1 gene encoding hyaluronidase-1 isoform X1 yields MRPFSPEVSLHLPCAMAAHLLPICTLFLNLLGMAKGSRDPLVPNRPFATIWNANTQWCLERHGVDVDVSVFDVVANPGQTFRGPDMTIFYSSQLGTYPYYTPAGEPVFGGLPQNASLAVHLARAFQDILAAMPASNFSGLAVIDWEAWRPRWAFNWDTKDIYRQRSRALVQGQHPDWPAPWVEAAAQDQFEGAARAWMAGTLRLGQALQPRGLWGFYGFPDCYNYDFKNPNYTGQCPPGIRAENDQLGWLWGQSRALYPSIYLPAALEGTKKARMFVQHRVGEAFRLAVGAGYPDLPVLPYVQIFYDMTNRFLPLEELEHSLGESAAQGAAGVVLWVSWENTRTKESCQAIKEYVDTTLGPFILNVTSGALLCSQVLCSGHGRCARRPSHPEARLILSPTSFSIESTPGAGPLTLQGALSLKDRLAVEFKCRCYCGWTGTWCEQWGMW; encoded by the exons ATGAGGCCTTTCAGCCCTGAG GTTTCTCTACACCTGCCCTGTGCCATGGCAGCCCACCTGCTTCCCATCTGCACCCTCTTCCTGAACTTGCTCGGCATGGCCAAAGGCTCCAGGGACCCCCTGGTACCCAACCGGCCCTTCGCCACCATCTGGAATGCAAACACCCAGTGGTGTCTAGAGAGGCATGGCGTGGACGTGGATGTCAGTGTCTTTGATGTGGTGGCCAACCCGGGGCAGACCTTCCGCGGCCCTGACATGACCATTTTCTACAGCTCCCAGCTGGGCACCTACCCTTACTACACACCTGCTGGGGAACCCGTATTCGGTGGCCTGCCCCAGAATGCCAGCCTGGCTGTCCACCTGGCCCGCGCGTTCCAGGACATCCTGGCTGCCATGCCTGCATCCAACTTCTCAGGGCTGGCAGTTATTGACTGGGAGGCATGGCGCCCACGCTGGGCCTTCAACTGGGACACCAAGGACATTTACCGGCAGCGCTCACGGGCACTGGTACAGGGGCAGCACCCTGACTGGCCAGCTCCTTGGGTGGAGGCAGCAGCTCAGGACCAGTTCGAGGGGGCTGCGCGGGCCTGGATGGCAGGTACCCTCAGGCTGGGACAAGCACTGCAGCCTCGTGGCCTCTGGGGCTTCTATGGCTTCCCTGATTGCTATAACTATGACTTTAAAAATCCAAACTACACTGGCCAGTGCCCACCAGGCATCCGTGCTGAGAATGACCAGCTGGGGTGGCTGTGGGGCCAGAGCCGTGCCCTCTACCCCAGCATCTACCTGCCCGCAGCACTGGAGGGCACGAAGAAGGCACGGATGTTTGTGCAGCACCGTGTGGGTGAGGCATTCCGTTTGGCCGTGGGTGCAGGGTACCCTGATCTGCCAGTGCTGCCCTACGTCCAGATCTTCTACGACATGACTAACCGCTTTCTGCCCCTG GAGGAGCTGGAGCACAGCCTGGGGGAGAGTGCAGCCCAGGGGGCAGCAGGAGTGGTGCTCTGGGTGAGCTGGGAGAACACAAGAACCAAG GAATCCTGCCAGGCCATCAAGGAGTATGTTGACACGACACTGGGGCCCTTCATCCTGAATGTGACCAGTGGGGCTCTTCTGTGCAGTCAAGTCCTGTGCTCTGGCCATGGCCGTTGTGCTCGGCGCCCCAGTCACCCCGAGGCCCGCCTCATCCTCAGCCCCACCAGTTTCTCCATCGAGTCCACGCCTGGTGCTGGGCCTCTGACCCTCCAAGGTGCCCTCTCACTCAAGGATCGGTTGGCTGTGGAGTTCAAATGTCGCTGCTACTGTGGGTGGACGGGAACATGGTGTGAGCAGTGGGGCATGTGGTGA
- the HYAL1 gene encoding hyaluronidase-1 isoform X2 codes for MAAHLLPICTLFLNLLGMAKGSRDPLVPNRPFATIWNANTQWCLERHGVDVDVSVFDVVANPGQTFRGPDMTIFYSSQLGTYPYYTPAGEPVFGGLPQNASLAVHLARAFQDILAAMPASNFSGLAVIDWEAWRPRWAFNWDTKDIYRQRSRALVQGQHPDWPAPWVEAAAQDQFEGAARAWMAGTLRLGQALQPRGLWGFYGFPDCYNYDFKNPNYTGQCPPGIRAENDQLGWLWGQSRALYPSIYLPAALEGTKKARMFVQHRVGEAFRLAVGAGYPDLPVLPYVQIFYDMTNRFLPLESCQAIKEYVDTTLGPFILNVTSGALLCSQVLCSGHGRCARRPSHPEARLILSPTSFSIESTPGAGPLTLQGALSLKDRLAVEFKCRCYCGWTGTWCEQWGMW; via the exons ATGGCAGCCCACCTGCTTCCCATCTGCACCCTCTTCCTGAACTTGCTCGGCATGGCCAAAGGCTCCAGGGACCCCCTGGTACCCAACCGGCCCTTCGCCACCATCTGGAATGCAAACACCCAGTGGTGTCTAGAGAGGCATGGCGTGGACGTGGATGTCAGTGTCTTTGATGTGGTGGCCAACCCGGGGCAGACCTTCCGCGGCCCTGACATGACCATTTTCTACAGCTCCCAGCTGGGCACCTACCCTTACTACACACCTGCTGGGGAACCCGTATTCGGTGGCCTGCCCCAGAATGCCAGCCTGGCTGTCCACCTGGCCCGCGCGTTCCAGGACATCCTGGCTGCCATGCCTGCATCCAACTTCTCAGGGCTGGCAGTTATTGACTGGGAGGCATGGCGCCCACGCTGGGCCTTCAACTGGGACACCAAGGACATTTACCGGCAGCGCTCACGGGCACTGGTACAGGGGCAGCACCCTGACTGGCCAGCTCCTTGGGTGGAGGCAGCAGCTCAGGACCAGTTCGAGGGGGCTGCGCGGGCCTGGATGGCAGGTACCCTCAGGCTGGGACAAGCACTGCAGCCTCGTGGCCTCTGGGGCTTCTATGGCTTCCCTGATTGCTATAACTATGACTTTAAAAATCCAAACTACACTGGCCAGTGCCCACCAGGCATCCGTGCTGAGAATGACCAGCTGGGGTGGCTGTGGGGCCAGAGCCGTGCCCTCTACCCCAGCATCTACCTGCCCGCAGCACTGGAGGGCACGAAGAAGGCACGGATGTTTGTGCAGCACCGTGTGGGTGAGGCATTCCGTTTGGCCGTGGGTGCAGGGTACCCTGATCTGCCAGTGCTGCCCTACGTCCAGATCTTCTACGACATGACTAACCGCTTTCTGCCCCTG GAATCCTGCCAGGCCATCAAGGAGTATGTTGACACGACACTGGGGCCCTTCATCCTGAATGTGACCAGTGGGGCTCTTCTGTGCAGTCAAGTCCTGTGCTCTGGCCATGGCCGTTGTGCTCGGCGCCCCAGTCACCCCGAGGCCCGCCTCATCCTCAGCCCCACCAGTTTCTCCATCGAGTCCACGCCTGGTGCTGGGCCTCTGACCCTCCAAGGTGCCCTCTCACTCAAGGATCGGTTGGCTGTGGAGTTCAAATGTCGCTGCTACTGTGGGTGGACGGGAACATGGTGTGAGCAGTGGGGCATGTGGTGA